From Limibacter armeniacum, one genomic window encodes:
- a CDS encoding apiosidase-like domain-containing protein, with protein MRKIYCTAFLMLILLQVGLAQVKTWQSPKANKPITLAQWEVNDVVFKAKKTVSQPFEKEVFALVQSEEGNQKIPLFYNGNSEWVFRYSSASVGEKSFTISSEIKELNGENGKFIITENQKENRHGGVVLNKENPQHLFYEDGSHYFNLAFECDWLFALDYGQQDIPKTKHLLSLLNQNGFNQVVMNVYSYDVKWQKDKKLEAHPEHEYGGREDIYPFLGSNANPDYSALNIDFFKHFDKVIAEMHDQELVSHLMIYVWNKLVSWPDMNTEADNRYYDYVIKRYQAFPNIVWDVSKEALLYGRATNEYILERIERAKKLDAYGRLISVHDFGFCKNNPEQVDFISMQNWQHTLYQNMLEARKAFPHKPIFNIEHGGYEESPYVVFPGAYVNAEACLRRNYQCLFAGGYTTYYWQGAAWNVVIHNPFEQSESFSKPHFEYFKHMRKLFETVHFENCEPISWHNSSGFNLTNKKDGIMLMYTPKENQWIGTKNAIKKNFTYEQATQQWFNTLTGELTDEVKYDDAPFDFWSDRPWKGEADAILIIKNLTPTDL; from the coding sequence ATGAGAAAAATATATTGTACCGCTTTTCTAATGCTTATCCTGCTGCAGGTAGGATTGGCTCAGGTAAAAACTTGGCAATCACCTAAAGCCAACAAACCTATCACCCTTGCGCAATGGGAAGTGAACGATGTAGTGTTTAAGGCTAAGAAAACCGTAAGCCAACCATTTGAAAAAGAGGTTTTTGCTTTAGTTCAAAGCGAAGAGGGAAATCAGAAAATACCGCTGTTCTACAATGGAAACAGCGAATGGGTTTTCCGCTATTCAAGCGCATCGGTTGGCGAGAAATCATTTACCATTTCATCCGAAATAAAGGAGCTGAATGGAGAGAATGGGAAGTTCATTATTACGGAAAATCAAAAGGAAAACCGCCATGGAGGGGTAGTCCTGAATAAGGAAAATCCACAGCACCTGTTCTATGAGGATGGCTCACATTATTTCAATCTGGCTTTTGAATGCGATTGGTTATTTGCCTTGGACTATGGACAGCAGGATATCCCAAAGACGAAACACCTGCTTTCGCTATTGAATCAGAATGGATTCAATCAGGTCGTAATGAACGTGTATTCTTATGACGTCAAATGGCAGAAGGACAAAAAGCTGGAAGCACATCCCGAACATGAGTACGGAGGGCGTGAAGATATTTACCCTTTCCTCGGCTCCAACGCCAACCCTGATTACAGCGCTCTGAACATCGATTTTTTCAAGCATTTCGATAAGGTCATTGCCGAAATGCATGATCAGGAATTGGTCAGCCACCTGATGATCTATGTCTGGAACAAGCTGGTCTCATGGCCTGACATGAACACGGAAGCCGATAACCGTTACTATGATTATGTCATCAAGCGCTATCAGGCATTTCCCAATATTGTGTGGGATGTTTCCAAGGAAGCATTGCTTTACGGAAGGGCGACCAATGAATATATTCTGGAGCGGATTGAGCGTGCCAAAAAGCTGGATGCTTATGGTCGCTTGATCTCCGTTCACGATTTTGGCTTCTGCAAGAACAACCCTGAGCAGGTGGATTTTATCTCCATGCAAAACTGGCAGCACACGCTTTATCAGAATATGTTGGAAGCAAGAAAAGCATTCCCACATAAACCCATTTTCAATATTGAGCATGGCGGTTATGAGGAGTCTCCTTATGTGGTGTTCCCCGGCGCCTATGTCAATGCGGAAGCCTGTTTGAGAAGAAATTACCAGTGTCTTTTTGCGGGCGGCTACACGACCTATTATTGGCAAGGCGCTGCATGGAATGTGGTGATCCATAACCCGTTTGAGCAGTCGGAAAGTTTCAGCAAACCGCATTTTGAGTATTTCAAGCATATGAGAAAGCTGTTTGAGACAGTGCATTTCGAAAATTGTGAGCCTATATCATGGCACAATTCAAGTGGCTTTAACCTGACCAACAAGAAGGACGGGATTATGCTGATGTACACGCCAAAAGAAAATCAGTGGATAGGCACCAAGAATGCCATCAAAAAGAATTTCACTTATGAGCAGGCGACACAGCAGTGGTTCAATACGCTGACGGGTGAACTGACCGATGAGGTAAAATATGATGATGCACCTTTTGACTTCTGGAGCGATCGCCCATGGAAAGGAGAAGCAGATGCTATCCTGATTATCAAGAACCTGACGCCAACAGATCTATGA
- a CDS encoding family 43 glycosylhydrolase, producing MRMKPLLVIAIMGVLGSCSLTENKSVRVAAAHLNEAVKVDVIVPEHGMADPHAWVQNDTVFIICGHDESWEGKGSFRMDRWEVWSSTDLKNWEHHRNILPSQTYIGDKPNCWAGDVCERDGKYYWFFSNRNINTGVMVADQITGEYRDLLGKPLLPEGIVPVHPYDPEIYIEDGVYTICFGAGTYYMATLSEDMKSLATEPKKILVQDENGNPVKADDKSTLFKRNGWYYLVYGSRYAMAENLYGPYTFKGAFLEGGHTSFFDWHGQLYVLQENHDISAFYRGASLKPVFFNDDQTIYIPEDDRMYPAPGRPWEFKSTTMGWQALKGTDIAYHKGVIAGQLTEKEATVVSAPWLYTDTRECSEITIRMKNSSVAKALKFSIFSRDRGNGFWTSFTEPVDWSKQDWVTIPIKANDTDFHTYTIPISQFKDLKERLMQVAVQPAADAVSGNWEIDEIIVK from the coding sequence ATGAGAATGAAACCACTGTTAGTAATAGCCATAATGGGCGTATTAGGAAGCTGTTCTTTAACAGAAAATAAATCAGTAAGGGTAGCGGCAGCCCATTTGAATGAGGCAGTAAAAGTGGATGTGATTGTACCCGAACATGGCATGGCTGATCCGCATGCCTGGGTACAGAATGACACTGTCTTCATCATCTGTGGACATGATGAGTCTTGGGAAGGGAAAGGCTCTTTCAGGATGGATCGTTGGGAAGTGTGGTCTTCTACAGACCTGAAAAATTGGGAACATCACCGGAATATCCTTCCTTCACAGACGTATATCGGCGACAAGCCCAACTGCTGGGCTGGAGATGTTTGTGAAAGGGATGGCAAATACTACTGGTTCTTTTCAAACAGGAACATCAATACCGGTGTGATGGTGGCTGACCAGATCACAGGAGAATACAGGGATCTGTTGGGTAAACCTCTGCTGCCGGAAGGCATCGTCCCTGTTCATCCTTATGATCCTGAAATCTATATTGAAGATGGTGTATATACCATTTGTTTTGGAGCGGGTACTTATTATATGGCAACCCTTTCCGAGGATATGAAATCGCTGGCTACTGAGCCGAAGAAGATCCTTGTTCAGGATGAAAATGGAAATCCCGTTAAGGCAGATGACAAGTCGACACTGTTCAAACGCAACGGATGGTACTATCTGGTGTATGGCAGCAGGTATGCCATGGCTGAAAACCTTTATGGTCCTTATACATTCAAAGGAGCCTTTCTGGAAGGAGGGCACACGAGTTTCTTTGACTGGCACGGTCAGTTGTATGTCTTGCAGGAAAACCATGATATCAGTGCCTTTTACCGTGGGGCAAGCCTGAAACCTGTATTCTTCAATGACGATCAGACAATCTACATTCCGGAAGATGACCGCATGTATCCGGCACCCGGCAGACCTTGGGAATTTAAAAGTACGACGATGGGTTGGCAGGCTTTGAAAGGCACCGATATAGCCTATCATAAGGGAGTGATTGCCGGTCAGTTGACTGAAAAGGAGGCGACTGTAGTCAGTGCTCCTTGGCTCTACACCGATACCCGTGAATGTTCCGAGATCACCATCAGAATGAAAAACAGCAGCGTTGCCAAGGCATTGAAGTTTTCCATATTTTCCCGTGACAGGGGAAATGGTTTCTGGACTTCCTTTACCGAACCGGTAGACTGGAGCAAGCAGGATTGGGTCACCATTCCAATCAAAGCTAATGACACCGACTTTCATACTTACACCATTCCAATTTCCCAATTCAAAGATCTGAAGGAAAGACTGATGCAGGTCGCTGTTCAGCCTGCCGCTGATGCGGTGAGCGGCAATTGGGAGATTGATGAAATCATCGTGAAATAA
- a CDS encoding VPS10 domain-containing protein, translating into MQKRITFLLLLILVQLKAVAQYGGGDGSGANPYLITEPEHLVALSNTSADWSGKYFRLMNDLDMTGHTLLPIGTISTLFTGVFDGNNKVINNLAVTARAANDGVGLFGSFKGTVNNLGIENINITVPGIPRVGGFAGYMAGGAITSCYTKGGSIDVGAAGWAGGIVGVIWNAETSFVQDCFSSVDINASWGSGGIVGTTRGPNIIDRVVFYGTITNGNPAIVTVLNDPNNNAKNGIPPTNAYYALATGASDEYATGLDEAALAEASSYATFDFGLKWVMEPTLGYAILKNHLLGEITRFFDTIERERMESDPSVAWKNFGPGMSGYCEEIWCHPTDKDVMFLGPDMHVTYGTWDGGATWQTVKDSDGNGLDMRRVLDIEFSLQDLDYAVALDWEGQLYESHDRGRSWSYLMDVGGRHAELAIHPTNDNIWFVGAGDFWNVKFNHKTLAQPHGIKHPTGDYGYVWKTTDKGATWTKVATNISPDLDVAKIIFDPNNPDNMAMATSHGMFVSSDGGENWTTGGNGLPNNLPRDLTSFYNEKNKKFILYTVDQTVYEPNGAGIISKGGVFRSEDGGQNWTSITGNLGIDLTVIADYFVRDGYQRAVSHWLGMSKSAFKSTYSEFPSQALSVYNRIMVNPKNSNEIYISHNKKHDRGFGPGEVWKTTDGGETWTACARNGAYWLAEKDKAYWESKGNPTGTNMQFSHMQVYMDNQNELSGTRIMAVNAAGELIIGVDQQTFHSTDKGESWQQIDDDETAPGSNAWVGRGNSNLPGRFMLLETGISGRKLFCSGEHGLWQSAELGSYSDQGAMAVKQIEGQVHDHSGNHAAHSVSTVAVHPNDPNTIYILSWRQEHRGKLRRTTDGGQTWENIATIFEAANNSWENLAPQNSLTIDPENPENMYFCSTYRTISEVSGGTSQPLTKGEYGVYRSSDGGYTWQVSTTGMPEKASVRRIAMHPDDPSVFYAALNQFGNNDPGGLYISTDKTVTWSQVTIPSEIKSVNNVFIDRNTKHIYISCGSRAGASFAGGVWRSRDNGISWEKIFKAPYVWQTEVSPVNPDIIVLSVPAQVPTMVDNFKNPGIYLSQDGGESWIKVNNGLGQPDKIVDVKPDPEDEKVLCCAGWGSGWFRAEITTDDTGSTDPDWDKKDILGIKPNNKKTGVLLYPNPVTEGYINVSGVTPDASFRIYSIHGEPVISGNITQPQIDVSALHGGVYIINIIDGEYMTRKTILIKE; encoded by the coding sequence ATGCAAAAGAGAATTACCTTCTTGCTTCTGCTCATATTGGTACAGCTGAAAGCTGTAGCACAATACGGAGGAGGCGATGGGTCAGGTGCAAACCCGTACCTGATCACCGAACCAGAACATCTGGTGGCGCTGAGTAACACATCTGCTGACTGGTCTGGCAAATATTTTAGGCTGATGAATGACCTCGATATGACGGGTCACACATTGCTCCCAATTGGTACTATCAGCACGCTTTTTACAGGTGTTTTTGATGGTAACAATAAGGTAATCAATAACTTGGCAGTGACAGCAAGAGCAGCCAATGATGGTGTGGGGCTTTTCGGATCGTTCAAAGGCACTGTCAATAACCTTGGCATTGAGAATATCAATATCACTGTGCCTGGTATTCCGAGAGTAGGTGGATTTGCTGGTTACATGGCCGGTGGCGCAATCACAAGTTGCTATACCAAAGGAGGTTCGATTGATGTAGGAGCAGCTGGTTGGGCTGGAGGTATTGTAGGCGTTATTTGGAATGCGGAAACCTCTTTCGTACAAGACTGTTTCAGTTCCGTGGATATCAATGCTTCTTGGGGATCAGGTGGTATTGTAGGAACAACAAGAGGACCGAACATTATTGATCGGGTTGTTTTTTATGGTACCATTACTAACGGTAACCCTGCTATTGTAACGGTACTGAATGACCCTAATAACAACGCTAAAAACGGAATACCACCCACCAATGCCTATTATGCTTTGGCGACAGGTGCTTCGGATGAGTATGCAACAGGATTGGATGAAGCAGCCTTGGCAGAAGCGAGCAGTTACGCCACTTTTGATTTTGGATTAAAATGGGTAATGGAACCAACATTGGGTTATGCCATCCTGAAAAACCATTTGTTGGGTGAAATAACCAGGTTTTTTGATACCATTGAGAGGGAAAGAATGGAATCTGATCCAAGTGTAGCATGGAAAAACTTTGGTCCAGGAATGTCAGGCTATTGTGAAGAAATCTGGTGTCACCCGACAGATAAGGATGTAATGTTCTTGGGACCGGATATGCATGTCACTTATGGCACATGGGATGGAGGCGCAACTTGGCAAACCGTTAAGGACAGTGACGGTAACGGTTTGGATATGCGCCGTGTATTGGATATTGAATTTTCATTGCAGGATTTGGACTATGCCGTGGCATTGGATTGGGAAGGTCAATTGTATGAATCGCACGACAGGGGCAGATCATGGTCATACCTGATGGATGTAGGAGGCAGACATGCTGAATTGGCGATTCACCCCACCAATGACAACATTTGGTTTGTAGGAGCCGGTGATTTCTGGAATGTCAAATTCAACCATAAGACATTGGCACAACCACATGGTATCAAGCACCCGACAGGTGATTATGGTTACGTATGGAAAACAACGGACAAAGGAGCCACATGGACAAAAGTAGCCACTAATATTTCTCCTGATTTGGATGTGGCGAAAATTATCTTTGATCCTAACAATCCAGACAATATGGCTATGGCAACCAGTCACGGTATGTTCGTTAGCTCCGATGGAGGAGAAAATTGGACAACTGGGGGTAATGGGCTTCCAAATAATTTGCCACGCGACCTGACTTCTTTTTATAATGAAAAGAACAAGAAGTTTATCCTGTACACAGTTGATCAGACAGTTTATGAGCCAAATGGCGCTGGCATTATCTCCAAAGGTGGGGTATTCAGAAGTGAAGATGGCGGTCAGAACTGGACCAGTATCACAGGAAATCTAGGCATTGACCTGACCGTGATTGCGGATTACTTTGTAAGGGATGGTTATCAGAGAGCGGTATCACATTGGTTGGGTATGTCCAAGTCAGCATTCAAAAGTACTTATTCTGAATTTCCATCACAGGCGCTGTCGGTCTATAACCGAATCATGGTCAATCCGAAAAACAGCAATGAGATCTATATCTCCCATAACAAGAAACACGATAGGGGTTTCGGACCGGGAGAGGTTTGGAAAACAACGGATGGAGGAGAGACTTGGACGGCATGTGCCCGAAATGGTGCTTACTGGCTTGCTGAAAAAGACAAAGCCTATTGGGAATCAAAAGGTAATCCTACAGGAACAAATATGCAGTTTTCGCATATGCAAGTCTACATGGATAATCAGAATGAGCTTTCAGGTACTCGTATCATGGCGGTCAATGCAGCAGGTGAGTTAATTATTGGGGTAGATCAGCAAACATTCCATTCAACAGATAAGGGAGAAAGCTGGCAGCAGATTGATGATGATGAAACTGCACCCGGTAGCAATGCATGGGTTGGAAGAGGCAATAGCAACTTACCAGGTAGGTTTATGCTATTGGAAACAGGTATTTCAGGTCGTAAGCTGTTCTGTAGCGGAGAGCACGGTTTGTGGCAATCAGCTGAACTAGGAAGCTATTCTGACCAAGGAGCAATGGCAGTAAAACAGATTGAAGGACAGGTACATGACCATAGTGGAAACCATGCAGCACACTCGGTGTCTACTGTTGCTGTACATCCTAATGACCCTAATACAATTTATATATTAAGCTGGAGACAGGAGCACAGAGGCAAACTTCGCCGGACAACAGATGGCGGACAGACTTGGGAAAATATTGCGACCATTTTTGAGGCTGCAAACAATAGCTGGGAAAATCTGGCACCTCAGAACTCTCTGACCATTGACCCTGAAAATCCTGAGAACATGTACTTCTGTTCCACTTACAGAACCATTTCAGAGGTAAGTGGTGGCACTAGTCAGCCATTGACCAAAGGTGAGTATGGTGTATACCGTTCATCAGACGGTGGTTATACTTGGCAGGTAAGCACGACAGGAATGCCGGAGAAAGCAAGTGTAAGACGAATAGCCATGCATCCTGATGATCCAAGTGTATTTTATGCAGCACTGAATCAGTTTGGTAACAATGATCCGGGAGGTTTGTATATCTCTACAGATAAAACGGTTACCTGGAGTCAGGTTACGATTCCTTCTGAGATCAAATCTGTCAATAATGTATTTATAGACCGTAATACCAAGCATATCTATATTTCCTGTGGCTCAAGGGCGGGAGCGTCTTTTGCTGGAGGTGTATGGAGAAGTAGAGATAATGGCATTTCATGGGAAAAAATATTCAAGGCACCATACGTATGGCAAACGGAGGTTTCACCTGTCAATCCGGATATTATAGTGCTATCAGTACCAGCTCAAGTCCCTACAATGGTCGATAACTTCAAGAACCCAGGTATTTATCTGTCTCAGGATGGTGGTGAAAGCTGGATAAAAGTCAATAATGGATTAGGGCAGCCCGACAAGATAGTGGATGTAAAGCCTGATCCAGAAGATGAAAAAGTGCTTTGTTGTGCCGGATGGGGCAGTGGCTGGTTCAGAGCTGAAATCACAACTGATGATACTGGTTCAACAGATCCTGATTGGGATAAAAAAGATATTTTAGGGATTAAGCCTAATAATAAAAAGACGGGTGTTCTATTGTATCCAAATCCTGTAACAGAAGGTTATATCAATGTTTCGGGAGTTACTCCGGATGCTAGTTTTAGAATTTATAGCATACATGGAGAACCAGTGATATCAGGCAATATTACACAACCTCAAATAGATGTTTCAGCCCTCCATGGTGGTGTTTATATCATCAATATTATTGATGGTGAATATATGACCAGAAAGACCATTCTGATTAAAGAATAG
- a CDS encoding VPS10 domain-containing protein: protein MFDSKQITLFVLFVLWQFHAAAQYGGGSGTSQNPYLIKTANHLVTLNTTPSDWTGKYFKLSNDINMAGKTFTPIGNAAQLFNGTFDGNHKVITNLTVTAGTSADGTGLFGTFKGYVNNLGIENISINAFGISKVGGIVGYMTGGTVTDCYTKGGSIDVGNGGWAGGIVGVMWNADVSYVKDCYSSVAITASWGSGGIVGATRGPNIIKRVVFYGTITNNPAITTVQNDPADNNKNGIVPTKAYFAVSTGASDTNATSLNTTNLAVEGSYSTFDFTNDWMIQPELEYAVLKGFLPDLNSQFFDNIENQRVVSDQNIEWKNFGPGMSGYCEEVWCHPTDKNIMFLGPDMHVTYGTWDGGATWQTIKDSDGNGMDMRRVLDIEFSLQNLDYAVALDWEGQLYESNDRGKTWSFLTDVGGRHTELAIHPNNDNIWFVGAGDFWNVKDNHKTLAQPHGIKHSTADYGYVWKTTNKGTSWTKVATNISPDLDVAKILFNPHNPDSMAMATSHGIYVSSNGGNNWVAGGNGLPNNLPRDMTSFYNSNTQKYKLYAVEQTVYEPNGTSIISKGGVYRSDDGGLNWINITGNLGIDLSVITNYNVRDRYHKTVSHWLGISKSTSTSTYTTYPSQALSVYNRIVINPYNRNEIYISHNKKHDKGFGPGDVWKTLDGGNTWTACARNGAYWINETDKAYWQAKGNDIGTNMEFAHLQDYMDEESEGSGTRMMEINAGGELIIGVDQQTLRSTDKGVSWQQIDDDETALGSNRWIGRGDSNLPGRFMLLETGVTGRKLFCSGEHGLWQSASLGSYPDPNAMAVEQIEGQVHDNSGNVAAHSVSTVAVHPNNPNKIYMLSWRQEHRGKLRRTTDGGQTWQNIATIFEANNNEWEGLAPQYSLTIDPVTPNNMYFCSIYKTISEISGGTSPALTKGAYGVYRSSDGGFTWNVSTTGFPQNASVRRIAMHPDNPSVFYAALNQFGNNDPGGLYISTDKTVTWSQVMIPSEIKSVNNVFIDRNTKYLYISCGARSGALYDGGVWRSKDDGVSWEKIFRAPYVWQTEVSPANPNIIVISVPAQTPNYIDNFKNPGIYLSQDGGVSWAKINKGIGQPDKMVDAKPDPEDENLLWCAGWGSGWFKTAIQNLGGASSRIAGSQDLVLNKEVDLVNKVQLYPNPITDGNLKVVGLEPDAHYTILNINGQVVASGTITASQIEVNQLISGFYIIHISDSQKSISQKVLIKK from the coding sequence ATGTTTGATTCAAAACAAATCACACTCTTTGTGCTATTTGTATTGTGGCAGTTCCACGCAGCTGCACAATATGGAGGAGGAAGTGGCACAAGCCAAAACCCTTACTTGATAAAAACGGCGAACCATCTTGTAACACTGAATACAACGCCTAGTGATTGGACTGGTAAATACTTCAAGCTGTCTAATGATATCAACATGGCGGGTAAGACATTTACACCAATAGGTAATGCTGCTCAGCTGTTTAATGGCACTTTTGACGGGAATCATAAGGTAATCACTAATCTTACGGTTACTGCAGGCACTTCAGCAGACGGAACGGGTTTATTTGGTACGTTCAAAGGATATGTCAACAACCTCGGAATTGAAAATATCAGTATCAATGCCTTCGGTATATCCAAGGTGGGAGGAATTGTAGGGTACATGACAGGTGGCACCGTAACAGACTGTTATACAAAAGGAGGAAGCATTGATGTAGGCAATGGTGGTTGGGCAGGCGGTATTGTGGGCGTTATGTGGAATGCCGATGTCTCGTATGTCAAAGACTGTTACAGTTCTGTCGCCATTACGGCAAGTTGGGGTTCGGGCGGAATTGTTGGTGCAACACGTGGACCAAATATCATCAAACGAGTAGTTTTTTATGGAACAATTACCAACAACCCTGCGATCACCACGGTTCAGAATGACCCTGCTGATAACAATAAAAATGGTATTGTTCCTACAAAGGCTTATTTCGCTGTTTCTACAGGCGCTTCTGATACAAATGCAACTTCACTGAACACCACAAATTTGGCTGTTGAAGGCAGTTATTCAACCTTTGATTTCACCAATGACTGGATGATTCAACCTGAATTGGAATATGCGGTTTTGAAAGGATTCCTACCTGACTTGAATTCCCAATTTTTCGACAATATAGAAAATCAACGGGTGGTCTCTGACCAAAACATAGAATGGAAGAATTTCGGTCCGGGTATGTCGGGTTATTGTGAGGAAGTCTGGTGCCACCCAACGGATAAAAATATTATGTTTTTAGGTCCGGATATGCATGTGACTTATGGCACTTGGGATGGAGGAGCAACCTGGCAAACCATTAAGGATAGTGATGGAAATGGTATGGACATGCGTCGTGTGCTGGACATAGAGTTTTCGTTGCAGAACCTGGATTATGCAGTGGCATTGGATTGGGAAGGACAACTCTATGAATCAAATGATAGAGGAAAAACATGGAGTTTCTTGACAGATGTGGGAGGAAGGCATACTGAGTTGGCAATACATCCCAACAATGACAATATCTGGTTTGTAGGAGCGGGAGACTTTTGGAATGTTAAAGACAATCACAAAACATTGGCTCAACCCCATGGAATTAAACATTCGACTGCTGATTATGGCTATGTCTGGAAAACAACCAATAAGGGAACTTCGTGGACAAAAGTAGCAACCAATATTTCACCTGATTTGGATGTAGCCAAAATCCTGTTCAATCCACATAATCCAGATAGTATGGCAATGGCAACCAGTCATGGCATCTATGTAAGCAGCAATGGGGGAAATAACTGGGTAGCTGGAGGAAACGGATTGCCCAATAACTTGCCTAGGGATATGACCTCTTTTTATAATTCGAACACACAAAAGTATAAGTTGTATGCAGTGGAACAGACGGTATATGAACCAAATGGAACTAGCATAATATCCAAAGGTGGGGTGTACAGAAGTGATGATGGGGGGCTAAACTGGATTAATATCACAGGTAATTTAGGGATTGATCTTTCAGTTATCACTAACTACAATGTGAGGGATCGATATCATAAGACCGTTTCACATTGGTTGGGTATCTCTAAATCCACATCTACTAGTACCTATACCACCTATCCTAGTCAGGCACTTTCTGTCTATAATCGAATAGTGATTAACCCATACAACAGGAATGAAATTTATATCTCCCATAACAAGAAACACGATAAGGGTTTTGGACCTGGAGATGTGTGGAAAACTTTAGATGGAGGTAATACATGGACGGCCTGTGCCCGAAACGGTGCTTATTGGATAAATGAGACGGATAAAGCTTACTGGCAGGCAAAAGGGAATGATATCGGAACCAATATGGAGTTTGCCCATTTGCAGGACTATATGGATGAAGAAAGTGAAGGATCTGGAACCCGTATGATGGAAATCAATGCCGGCGGAGAACTGATTATTGGCGTAGACCAGCAAACATTACGATCAACTGACAAGGGCGTAAGCTGGCAACAGATTGATGACGACGAAACGGCATTAGGTAGTAACAGGTGGATAGGACGTGGAGATAGTAACCTTCCAGGCAGGTTTATGCTTTTGGAGACCGGTGTTACCGGACGGAAACTGTTCTGTAGTGGGGAGCACGGACTATGGCAATCGGCAAGTTTGGGAAGTTATCCTGATCCGAATGCTATGGCTGTTGAACAGATAGAAGGACAGGTACATGACAATAGCGGTAATGTTGCAGCACATTCTGTTTCGACAGTGGCAGTACATCCCAACAATCCCAACAAAATCTATATGCTCAGCTGGAGACAGGAGCATAGAGGGAAACTTCGTCGAACGACAGATGGTGGACAGACCTGGCAAAACATTGCCACCATTTTTGAAGCCAATAACAATGAATGGGAAGGATTGGCTCCTCAATATTCCTTAACTATCGATCCTGTCACGCCTAACAATATGTACTTCTGTTCCATTTATAAAACTATTTCGGAAATAAGCGGAGGAACAAGCCCTGCATTGACCAAAGGAGCTTATGGGGTGTACCGCTCATCGGACGGTGGATTCACTTGGAATGTTAGTACAACAGGATTTCCACAAAATGCCAGCGTTAGAAGAATCGCCATGCATCCTGATAACCCTAGTGTTTTTTATGCTGCACTCAATCAGTTTGGAAACAATGACCCTGGAGGATTGTATATCTCTACTGATAAAACCGTGACTTGGAGTCAAGTAATGATACCTTCAGAAATCAAGTCAGTAAACAATGTGTTTATAGACCGGAATACCAAATACCTCTACATTTCTTGCGGAGCAAGATCTGGTGCATTATATGACGGAGGGGTGTGGAGAAGTAAGGATGATGGCGTCTCATGGGAGAAAATTTTTAGGGCGCCTTACGTATGGCAGACGGAAGTTTCACCAGCGAATCCAAATATTATTGTTATTTCGGTGCCAGCCCAGACCCCTAATTATATAGACAATTTTAAAAATCCGGGTATATATCTTTCCCAAGATGGGGGTGTCAGCTGGGCAAAGATTAACAAAGGAATTGGTCAGCCCGATAAGATGGTGGATGCCAAGCCTGACCCTGAGGATGAAAACCTGCTTTGGTGTGCTGGATGGGGAAGCGGATGGTTCAAGACTGCTATTCAGAATTTAGGTGGTGCCTCAAGCCGAATTGCGGGCAGTCAGGATTTGGTGCTGAATAAAGAAGTTGATCTGGTCAATAAAGTACAGCTATATCCTAATCCAATAACTGATGGTAATTTGAAAGTGGTGGGACTTGAGCCTGATGCTCACTATACCATTCTCAATATCAATGGACAAGTTGTGGCATCTGGTACAATTACCGCATCGCAAATAGAAGTGAATCAACTTATTTCAGGATTCTATATTATTCATATATCAGATAGTCAAAAATCTATTTCTCAAAAGGTATTAATTAAGAAGTAA